In Crinalium epipsammum PCC 9333, the following are encoded in one genomic region:
- the chrA gene encoding chromate efflux transporter produces the protein MNKTVPSRLGEIAKVFLKLGIIGFGGPAAHVSMMEDEVVKRRNWLTSEHFLDLVGATNLIPGPNSTEMAIHVGYIYAGWLGLIVAGICFILPAVLITAGFAWVYVLYGSVPQVMPLLYGIKPAVLAIIFNALWRLGKKAVKTRKLLIIALGVAALVLLLKFNETIALLIGGFLGMLWLLIPDKYNIPEDKANLLVGSMTIGAMLKATASVTTVSATNISLWQLGWFFLKVGSVLFGGGYVLIAFLQGELVDQLHWLTQQQLLDAIAIGQFTPGPLLSTSTFIGYIIAGVPGAIVATVGIFLPSFFFVAALNPLIPHLRASKWTSAFLDAVNVSAIALMAVVTLQLGFATLIISKPPFVDFLAVAIALISAGVAIRYNINAAWLVLGAAIIGWIAITFGLH, from the coding sequence ATGAATAAAACAGTACCAAGCCGTCTGGGGGAAATAGCCAAAGTTTTTTTAAAACTAGGCATTATCGGCTTTGGAGGACCTGCGGCTCATGTTTCTATGATGGAAGATGAGGTAGTTAAACGGCGTAACTGGCTAACAAGCGAGCATTTTCTCGATTTGGTTGGCGCAACTAACTTAATTCCTGGTCCTAACTCTACAGAAATGGCTATTCATGTAGGATATATTTATGCTGGATGGCTGGGGCTAATTGTTGCTGGAATTTGTTTTATTTTACCTGCGGTGTTAATAACTGCTGGCTTTGCCTGGGTTTATGTTCTTTATGGTAGTGTGCCACAAGTAATGCCTTTACTTTATGGGATTAAACCTGCTGTTTTAGCTATTATTTTTAATGCTCTCTGGCGTTTAGGAAAAAAAGCAGTAAAGACTCGCAAACTGCTAATTATTGCTTTGGGTGTGGCGGCGTTGGTATTGCTATTAAAATTCAATGAAACGATCGCACTTTTAATTGGCGGTTTCTTAGGAATGCTATGGTTGCTTATTCCTGATAAATACAACATACCAGAAGATAAAGCAAATCTTTTAGTTGGTAGTATGACCATAGGTGCAATGCTAAAAGCAACAGCATCAGTAACTACTGTATCAGCAACGAATATTTCTTTGTGGCAATTGGGTTGGTTTTTCCTTAAGGTTGGAAGTGTATTATTTGGTGGCGGTTATGTGTTGATAGCGTTTCTTCAAGGGGAATTAGTCGATCAACTCCACTGGTTAACGCAACAACAATTACTAGATGCGATCGCTATTGGTCAGTTTACCCCAGGACCGCTTCTTTCTACATCTACCTTTATCGGCTACATCATTGCAGGGGTTCCAGGTGCAATTGTGGCTACAGTCGGAATTTTCTTACCTTCGTTTTTCTTCGTTGCAGCACTTAACCCCCTCATTCCTCACCTACGCGCCTCTAAATGGACAAGTGCATTTTTAGATGCTGTGAATGTCAGTGCGATCGCATTAATGGCTGTTGTGACATTGCAACTAGGATTTGCAACTTTAATCATATCAAAACCGCCATTTGTTGATTTTTTAGCTGTAGCGATCGCACTTATTTCAGCCGGAGTAGCAATTCGCTACAATATTAATGCTGCATGGTTAGTATTAGGTGCTGCTATAATTGGATGGATAGCGATTACTTTTGGATTACATTAA
- a CDS encoding GNAT family N-acetyltransferase has translation MLIREYQPSDVENIIAIFRNAIINIGSTAYNAKQIEVWSSYPEDIEEFMQLLSQGITFVAVHNNQLVAFGQLNPSNHIAFLYTASNFNRLGYATKIYQQLEAQAFNQGVQRLQTDASRISKYFFLKMGFYIVETEIVERKQVWLERFKMEKILT, from the coding sequence ATGTTAATTCGAGAGTATCAGCCATCAGATGTAGAAAATATAATAGCTATTTTTAGAAACGCTATAATTAATATTGGCTCAACTGCGTATAATGCCAAGCAAATAGAAGTATGGTCTTCATATCCCGAAGACATTGAAGAGTTTATGCAGTTACTCAGCCAAGGTATAACATTTGTGGCAGTGCATAATAATCAATTAGTCGCATTTGGACAATTAAATCCATCTAATCATATTGCTTTTTTATATACCGCAAGTAATTTTAACAGACTTGGTTACGCTACTAAAATTTATCAGCAATTAGAAGCACAAGCTTTTAATCAAGGCGTACAACGCTTACAAACTGATGCCAGCCGTATATCAAAATATTTTTTCTTAAAAATGGGTTTCTATATTGTTGAAACAGAAATAGTCGAGCGCAAACAAGTATGGCTTGAACGGTTTAAAATGGAAAAAATATTAACTTAA
- a CDS encoding PAS domain S-box protein, translated as MSNQSDYRLWVKAFSKPSLRTILVVPFVLQILAVVGIAGYLSYKNGQEAVEDLANQVMEEVSERISDRLDTYLQTPQNIVAANHFAVKQGTVKITDFEQLRQQFWQQISLNPSLGSSAFWSEDGQMIGYRRVVSQEDREAVPQLIGKNLTIGTTYLLEVSKANLGQQGFYYVDSQGKPKKLLYQFTDNFRQLPWYRQVKPTKKQSWSQIFISRAADVLVIQSFAPVYNAKSEFKGVFTSTYLLSEISNFLHKLQFSPSGQTFIIERSGNLVATSTREIPHIKDAQGQITRLAASNSRDNRTREIVQQLTQKFGNFGDLKTNQQLRLVSNKQTQFVQVVPYQDKYGVDCLIVVVLPESDFIAQIHANTRNTILLCLGAVGFAIAFGTFTATKITRPLQQLSQASQALAAGELDSQIPSNIPIKELDVISVSFNQMAQELQASFNQVRNALEESKERYTTIFRNSPDPITITDLVNGRLIEVNEAFLNLTGYSRAEVIGRTAVELNLIVNPEEAAEIVQQLQATNRINSYEFNWRVKSGEVKTSLVSSELIELDGQHFVLTISKEIGELKRVENQLQQALQELRNHADNSPLAIIEWDREFRVRRWSKRAEKIFGWNEREVLGKHLNEWEFVYQLDRKEVDQVKERLFSKIERQNILCNRNYTKDGRIIDCEWYNSVLVDKSGEIISILSLAHDITERKQAEVELRESKRLIEQVTESSSAILYIVDLIELRNVYVNSQMERLFGYSVQEIQAMGMNMLPTLVHPEDLPRVRENHLRCFSLLDDEWTEIEYRMRDKQGNWRCLYSRDCVFSRTADGQPKQLLGTAIDITERKQAELEIQRAKEAAVAANHAKSTFLSNMSHELRTPLNIILGFTQLMVKSDNLSPEHLENINIINRSGEHLLNLINDVLDMAKIESGSVTLNERNFNLYQLLDELETMFRLKTNDKGLELIVDRSANVPECVCTDDIKLRQVLINLVNNALKFTQQGSISIQVGLADDRDRNSNKSRFNFAITDTGAGIPGDELEKIFQPFQQTITGKTAKEGTGLGLTISQKFINMMGGKITVSSEVGRGSIFKFDIQVSIPEQAPTKPTHKSTQKVIGVAPNQPQYRILIADDTTVNRLLLSMVISQLGLDIKEAGDGMEVLEIWSQWQPHLIFMDIQMPVMDGVEATQKIRIKEQETWQLEQINNRQVSPHKTVIVALTASIFEEERIAIMSAGCDDFISKPFQLENIIDCLSDHLQLAYIYEQP; from the coding sequence ATGTCGAATCAATCTGATTATCGCCTGTGGGTTAAAGCATTTAGTAAACCTTCCCTTCGCACAATTTTAGTTGTTCCTTTCGTGCTGCAAATTTTAGCTGTTGTGGGGATAGCGGGCTATCTTTCTTACAAAAATGGGCAGGAAGCAGTTGAAGATCTGGCAAATCAAGTAATGGAGGAAGTGTCAGAAAGAATTAGCGATCGCCTCGATACCTACCTACAGACTCCCCAGAATATTGTTGCTGCTAACCACTTCGCTGTCAAACAGGGAACTGTGAAGATCACAGACTTTGAGCAATTGCGACAGCAGTTTTGGCAGCAAATTTCTCTCAACCCCTCACTTGGATCAAGCGCTTTTTGGAGTGAGGACGGACAAATGATTGGGTACAGGCGTGTAGTATCCCAAGAAGACCGCGAGGCTGTACCTCAGCTTATAGGCAAAAACCTTACCATTGGTACGACCTATTTATTGGAAGTTAGCAAAGCTAATTTAGGTCAACAGGGATTTTATTACGTTGACTCTCAGGGGAAACCAAAAAAGCTACTCTATCAATTTACAGATAATTTCCGCCAGCTACCTTGGTATCGCCAAGTTAAACCTACTAAAAAACAAAGCTGGTCGCAGATTTTTATTAGTCGGGCTGCGGATGTCCTAGTTATACAATCCTTCGCGCCTGTTTACAATGCTAAATCCGAATTTAAAGGAGTTTTTACCTCTACCTATTTGCTATCAGAGATTAGTAATTTTTTGCACAAGTTACAATTTTCACCATCAGGACAAACTTTTATTATTGAGAGATCGGGAAATCTAGTAGCTACCTCAACAAGAGAAATACCTCATATCAAAGATGCCCAGGGTCAGATCACTCGGCTAGCCGCAAGCAATAGTCGGGATAATCGCACAAGGGAAATTGTTCAACAATTAACCCAGAAGTTTGGCAACTTCGGCGATCTAAAAACAAATCAACAGCTTCGTTTGGTGAGCAACAAGCAAACGCAATTTGTCCAAGTAGTTCCTTATCAAGATAAGTATGGAGTGGATTGCCTAATTGTGGTAGTTCTTCCAGAGTCGGATTTTATTGCACAAATTCACGCCAATACCCGCAATACTATTTTATTATGTTTGGGTGCAGTAGGATTCGCGATCGCCTTTGGTACATTCACCGCCACAAAAATTACTCGTCCGCTTCAGCAATTAAGTCAAGCATCCCAAGCTTTAGCAGCAGGTGAACTTGATAGCCAAATTCCATCCAATATTCCTATTAAAGAATTGGATGTGATCTCTGTATCCTTCAATCAGATGGCACAAGAATTGCAGGCATCTTTTAATCAGGTACGCAATGCTTTAGAAGAATCCAAGGAACGCTATACTACTATTTTTCGTAACAGTCCCGATCCCATTACTATTACTGATTTAGTAAACGGGCGGTTAATTGAAGTTAATGAAGCTTTTTTAAATTTAACTGGATATAGTCGTGCAGAAGTAATTGGTCGCACCGCAGTCGAGTTAAATTTGATTGTTAATCCTGAAGAGGCGGCTGAAATAGTTCAACAACTGCAAGCAACGAACAGGATTAATAGCTATGAATTTAACTGGCGGGTCAAATCGGGTGAGGTAAAAACTTCATTAGTATCTTCTGAACTAATTGAATTAGATGGTCAGCATTTTGTTCTGACTATTAGTAAAGAAATTGGAGAGCTTAAACGGGTAGAAAATCAACTACAGCAAGCATTGCAAGAATTAAGAAATCACGCTGATAATTCTCCTTTAGCTATCATTGAATGGGATCGAGAGTTTCGGGTAAGGCGATGGTCAAAACGAGCAGAAAAAATCTTTGGTTGGAATGAGAGGGAAGTTTTAGGAAAGCACTTAAATGAATGGGAGTTTGTCTATCAATTAGATAGAAAAGAGGTTGACCAAGTAAAAGAACGCTTATTTAGTAAAATTGAAAGGCAAAATATATTGTGCAATCGGAATTACACCAAAGATGGGAGAATAATTGATTGTGAATGGTACAACTCGGTTTTAGTAGATAAATCAGGCGAGATAATTTCAATTTTATCTCTAGCGCACGATATCACAGAACGTAAACAAGCAGAAGTAGAATTAAGAGAGAGTAAGCGATTAATTGAGCAAGTTACCGAATCGTCATCAGCAATTTTATATATTGTCGATCTGATTGAACTACGGAATGTTTATGTTAACAGTCAGATGGAACGATTATTCGGCTATTCTGTTCAAGAAATTCAGGCAATGGGTATGAATATGCTCCCTACACTCGTTCACCCAGAAGATCTTCCCAGGGTGCGAGAAAACCACCTACGCTGCTTTTCTTTATTAGACGATGAATGGACAGAAATAGAGTATAGAATGCGGGATAAGCAGGGAAACTGGCGTTGCTTATACAGTCGCGATTGCGTTTTTAGCAGAACTGCCGATGGTCAACCTAAACAACTTTTAGGAACAGCTATAGATATCACTGAGCGCAAACAAGCAGAACTGGAAATTCAAAGAGCTAAAGAAGCAGCAGTTGCAGCTAACCATGCTAAAAGCACTTTCCTGTCTAACATGAGTCATGAATTAAGAACTCCCCTCAACATCATTCTTGGTTTTACTCAGTTGATGGTGAAAAGCGATAATCTCAGCCCCGAACATCTGGAAAATATTAACATTATTAACCGTAGTGGCGAACACCTGCTGAATCTGATTAATGATGTCCTTGATATGGCTAAAATTGAGTCTGGCAGTGTCACTCTTAATGAAAGAAACTTTAACCTCTATCAGTTGTTGGATGAGTTAGAAACAATGTTTCGTCTCAAGACTAACGATAAAGGGTTAGAGCTAATTGTTGATCGCTCTGCTAATGTGCCTGAATGTGTGTGTACTGATGATATTAAATTGCGTCAAGTATTAATTAACCTCGTCAATAACGCGCTCAAGTTTACCCAACAAGGAAGTATTTCGATTCAAGTAGGTTTGGCTGACGATCGCGATCGCAACTCAAATAAATCGCGGTTTAACTTTGCTATAACTGATACTGGTGCTGGTATTCCAGGCGATGAATTAGAGAAAATCTTTCAACCTTTTCAACAAACTATCACAGGCAAAACAGCCAAAGAAGGGACAGGCTTAGGCTTAACGATTAGCCAGAAGTTTATTAACATGATGGGCGGTAAAATTACCGTGAGTAGCGAAGTTGGGCGCGGTTCTATTTTTAAATTTGACATTCAAGTTAGTATCCCGGAGCAGGCTCCAACCAAGCCTACTCACAAATCAACTCAAAAAGTGATTGGCGTTGCGCCTAATCAACCCCAATATCGCATTTTAATTGCTGATGACACTACAGTTAATCGGCTACTGCTATCTATGGTAATTTCTCAGCTTGGTTTAGATATTAAAGAAGCTGGTGATGGTATGGAAGTATTAGAAATTTGGTCGCAATGGCAACCGCACTTAATTTTTATGGATATCCAAATGCCAGTGATGGATGGCGTTGAAGCAACCCAAAAAATTAGAATTAAAGAGCAAGAAACCTGGCAATTAGAGCAAATAAACAATCGCCAAGTGTCTCCACACAAAACAGTAATTGTGGCGTTAACTGCTAGTATTTTCGAGGAAGAGAGAATCGCGATTATGTCAGCAGGCTGCGATGACTTTATTTCTAAACCTTTTCAATTAGAAAATATAATTGATTGTCTGAGTGATCATTTGCAACTCGCTTATATTTACGAACAACCTTAG
- a CDS encoding THUMP domain-containing class I SAM-dependent RNA methyltransferase, protein MNNYFATVARGLEPIAAQELERLGAMDVRPEFTGVHFAGDQALLYRVNLWARTIFRVLVPIKEFYCPSPEMLYKEVQKISWEQYLQPYNTLAVDCTGSNQKLNHTHFTALQVKNAIVDQQRSQSGKRSSIDIENPDLLINVHIHQDRCILSLDSSGTSLHRRGYRPAMGLAPLKETLAAAILDMAEWDASLPFLDPLCGSGTLPIEAGLKALNIAPGLFRQKFGFFSWSDFDEPLWQELLEEAKNSRKLDLKEIISGSDRDYDVLTQARANAERCGIGHKITFTQTDLSQLEAPTDCGILICNPPYGERLGDARELGDLYKMLGDVFKQRFKGWTAFILTGNKELAKKVGLKASRRIPVYNGSLACTLLKYELY, encoded by the coding sequence ATGAACAACTACTTTGCTACGGTGGCTCGTGGTTTAGAACCTATTGCTGCCCAAGAACTAGAACGCCTCGGTGCAATGGATGTCCGTCCTGAATTCACTGGGGTACACTTTGCTGGCGATCAAGCTTTGCTTTACCGCGTGAATCTCTGGGCGCGGACGATTTTTAGAGTGCTAGTACCGATTAAAGAATTTTACTGCCCTAGCCCTGAGATGCTCTACAAAGAGGTGCAAAAAATCTCTTGGGAGCAATACCTACAGCCCTACAATACGTTAGCAGTTGACTGTACGGGGAGCAATCAAAAACTTAACCATACCCATTTCACGGCTTTGCAGGTTAAAAATGCGATCGTAGACCAACAGCGCAGTCAATCAGGTAAAAGATCCAGCATTGATATTGAAAATCCAGATCTGTTAATTAACGTCCATATTCATCAAGACCGTTGCATTTTAAGTTTGGATAGTTCCGGTACAAGCCTCCATCGACGGGGATATCGACCAGCAATGGGGCTTGCACCGCTTAAGGAGACTCTCGCGGCTGCAATCCTTGACATGGCAGAATGGGATGCTTCTCTGCCCTTTTTAGACCCTTTATGTGGTTCTGGAACTCTGCCTATAGAAGCGGGTTTAAAAGCTTTAAATATTGCGCCTGGGTTGTTTCGCCAAAAATTTGGCTTTTTCAGTTGGTCGGATTTTGACGAACCTTTATGGCAGGAGTTACTGGAGGAAGCCAAAAATAGCCGAAAATTAGATTTGAAGGAGATAATTTCAGGTAGCGATCGCGATTATGATGTCCTCACCCAAGCGCGTGCTAATGCGGAACGCTGTGGTATTGGACATAAAATCACCTTTACTCAAACTGATTTATCCCAACTTGAAGCTCCTACAGACTGCGGAATTCTAATTTGTAATCCCCCCTATGGAGAACGTTTAGGAGATGCTAGAGAACTGGGCGACTTGTACAAAATGCTTGGCGATGTCTTCAAGCAACGTTTCAAAGGTTGGACTGCCTTTATTTTGACAGGGAACAAGGAGTTGGCTAAAAAAGTTGGACTCAAGGCATCCCGTCGTATTCCTGTTTATAACGGATCTTTAGCTTGTACTTTACTTAAGTACGAACTGTATTAA
- a CDS encoding type II toxin-antitoxin system HicA family toxin, which produces MPKIPALTGKEIIRLLERIDFQVIRQKGSHVRMRLTIKANINAFNENILDSFFIK; this is translated from the coding sequence ATGCCAAAAATTCCAGCTTTAACAGGAAAGGAAATTATTAGGCTGCTTGAAAGGATAGACTTTCAGGTGATTCGACAGAAGGGCAGCCATGTGCGGATGAGGCTTACAATAAAAGCTAATATTAATGCTTTTAATGAAAATATACTTGATAGTTTTTTTATTAAGTAG
- a CDS encoding type II toxin-antitoxin system HicB family antitoxin, which produces MEVTKREFYVIIERDEDGSYVGEVPQLKACYSQGETIDELLANIKEVIELCLEEEGDQNISEFVGIQKVVI; this is translated from the coding sequence ATGGAAGTTACTAAACGCGAATTTTACGTCATTATTGAACGCGATGAAGATGGGTCTTATGTTGGGGAAGTTCCTCAGCTAAAAGCCTGCTATAGCCAAGGGGAAACTATTGATGAGTTACTAGCCAATATTAAGGAAGTGATTGAACTTTGTTTAGAAGAAGAAGGTGATCAGAACATTTCAGAGTTTGTAGGCATTCAAAAGGTTGTAATTTAA